One window from the genome of Pseudomonas frederiksbergensis encodes:
- a CDS encoding efflux RND transporter permease subunit: MKFSQFFISRPIFAAVLSLLILIAGAISLFQLPISEYPEVVPPTVVVRANFPGANPKVIGETVAAPLEQAITGVENMLYMSSQSTADGKITLTITFALGTDLDNAQVQVQNRVTRTEPKLPEEVTRIGITVDKASPDLTMVVHLTSPDKRYDMLYLSNYALLNIKDELARLGGVGDVQLFGMGDYSLRVWLDPNKTASRNLTATDVVTAIREQNRQVAAGALGAPPAPNAQAFQLSINTQGRLVNEEEFENIIIRSGANGEITRLKDIARVELGSSQYALRSLLDNQPAVAIPIFQRPGSNAIQISNDVREKMEELKKGFPAGMDYSIVYDPTIFVRGSIEAVVHTLFEALILVVLVVILFLQTWRASIIPLVAVPVSLIGTFAVMHLFGFSLNALSLFGLVLAIGIVVDDAIVVVENVERNIELGLTPVEATKRAMGEVTGPIIATALVLCAVFVPAAFISGLTGQFYKQFALTIAISTVISAINSLTLSPALAAVLLKGHDAPKDRFSKFLDKIFGGWLFRPFNRFFERASHGYVGTVARVIRSSGIALVVYAGLMVLTFFGFSNTPTGFVPGQDKQYLVAFAQLPDAASLDRTEDVIKRMSDLALKQPGVESAVAFPGLSINGFTNSPNAGIVFVTLKPFDERKDPSMSAGAIAGALNGQYSEIQEAYMAIFPPPPVQGLGTIGGFRLQIEDRGNLGYDELYKETMNIITKSHSVPELAGLFTSYTVNVPQVDAAIDREKAKTHGVAVSDIFDTLQIYLGSLYANDFNRFGRTYQVNVQAEQQFRLESDQIGQLKVRNNRGEMIPLATFIKVSDTSGPDRVMHYNGFITAEINGAAAPGYSSGQAEKAIEKLLQDELPNGMTYEWTDLTYQQILSGNTALFVFPLCVLLAFLVLAAQYESWSLPLAVILIVPMTLLSAITGVILSGGDNNIFTQIGLIVLVGLACKNAILIVEFAKDKQLEGMNPLAAVLEACRLRLRPILMTSFAFIMGVVPLVFSSGAGAEMRHAMGVAVFSGMLGVTFFGLLLTPVFYVLIRNFVERSEARKAARALKLEAQQ; encoded by the coding sequence ATGAAATTCTCCCAGTTCTTCATTTCGCGACCGATCTTCGCAGCGGTGCTCTCGCTGTTGATCCTGATCGCCGGCGCCATCTCGCTGTTCCAGCTGCCGATCAGCGAATACCCGGAAGTCGTGCCTCCGACCGTGGTCGTGCGGGCCAACTTCCCGGGCGCCAACCCCAAGGTCATCGGCGAAACCGTGGCCGCGCCCCTGGAACAAGCCATCACCGGCGTCGAGAACATGCTGTACATGTCCTCGCAGTCCACCGCTGACGGCAAGATCACCCTGACCATCACCTTCGCCCTCGGCACCGACCTGGATAACGCCCAGGTGCAAGTGCAGAACCGCGTCACCCGGACCGAGCCCAAGCTGCCGGAAGAAGTGACCCGGATCGGCATCACGGTGGACAAGGCATCGCCCGACCTGACCATGGTCGTGCACTTGACCTCGCCGGACAAACGCTACGACATGCTCTACCTGTCCAACTACGCCTTGCTCAATATCAAGGACGAATTGGCACGCCTGGGTGGCGTGGGTGACGTACAACTGTTCGGCATGGGCGACTACTCCCTGCGGGTCTGGCTGGATCCGAACAAGACCGCCTCGCGCAACCTGACCGCCACCGACGTGGTCACGGCGATCCGTGAACAGAACCGCCAGGTCGCTGCCGGTGCCCTGGGTGCGCCACCGGCGCCGAATGCCCAGGCTTTCCAGCTGTCGATCAACACCCAGGGTCGCCTGGTCAATGAAGAAGAATTCGAGAACATCATCATTCGTTCCGGCGCCAACGGCGAGATCACTCGCCTGAAGGACATTGCCCGGGTCGAACTGGGCTCCAGCCAGTACGCCTTGCGTTCGCTGCTGGACAACCAGCCGGCGGTGGCGATCCCGATCTTCCAGCGTCCGGGTTCCAACGCCATCCAGATCTCCAACGACGTTCGCGAGAAGATGGAGGAGTTGAAGAAAGGCTTCCCGGCCGGGATGGACTACAGCATCGTCTATGACCCGACCATCTTCGTCCGCGGCTCCATCGAGGCGGTGGTGCACACCCTGTTCGAAGCGCTGATCCTCGTCGTGCTGGTAGTGATCCTGTTCCTGCAGACCTGGCGCGCCTCGATCATTCCGCTGGTGGCGGTGCCGGTGTCGCTGATCGGTACGTTCGCGGTCATGCACCTGTTCGGATTCTCCCTCAACGCACTGTCGCTGTTTGGGCTGGTACTGGCGATCGGTATCGTGGTGGACGACGCCATCGTGGTGGTGGAGAACGTCGAGCGAAACATCGAGCTTGGGCTCACCCCCGTGGAGGCGACCAAGCGTGCCATGGGCGAAGTAACCGGCCCGATCATCGCCACCGCCCTGGTGCTGTGCGCGGTCTTCGTTCCGGCAGCGTTCATCAGTGGCTTGACCGGCCAGTTCTATAAACAGTTCGCCCTGACCATTGCCATCTCCACGGTGATCTCGGCAATTAACTCCCTGACCCTGTCGCCGGCCCTGGCCGCCGTATTGCTCAAGGGACATGACGCGCCCAAGGACCGTTTCTCCAAGTTCCTGGACAAGATTTTCGGTGGCTGGCTGTTCCGTCCGTTCAACCGCTTCTTCGAACGTGCCAGCCACGGTTATGTGGGGACCGTCGCTCGGGTGATCCGCAGCAGCGGTATTGCCCTGGTTGTCTACGCAGGCTTGATGGTGTTGACTTTCTTCGGTTTCTCCAACACGCCGACCGGCTTCGTGCCCGGCCAGGACAAGCAGTACCTGGTGGCCTTTGCCCAATTGCCGGATGCCGCGAGCCTGGATCGCACCGAAGACGTGATCAAGCGCATGTCCGACCTGGCCCTCAAGCAGCCAGGCGTCGAAAGCGCCGTGGCCTTCCCGGGCCTGTCGATCAACGGTTTTACCAACAGCCCGAACGCCGGCATCGTGTTCGTGACGCTCAAGCCCTTTGACGAGCGCAAGGACCCGAGCATGTCGGCCGGCGCCATCGCCGGTGCCTTGAACGGCCAGTACTCGGAAATCCAGGAAGCCTACATGGCGATCTTCCCGCCGCCGCCGGTACAGGGCCTGGGCACGATCGGTGGTTTCCGCCTGCAAATCGAAGACCGGGGCAACCTGGGCTACGACGAGCTGTACAAAGAAACCATGAACATCATCACCAAGAGCCACAGCGTGCCGGAACTGGCCGGCCTGTTCACCAGCTACACCGTGAACGTGCCCCAGGTCGATGCCGCCATCGACCGTGAAAAAGCCAAGACCCACGGCGTGGCCGTCAGCGACATCTTCGACACCCTGCAGATCTACCTGGGTTCGCTGTATGCCAACGACTTCAACCGCTTTGGCCGCACCTACCAGGTCAACGTCCAGGCCGAGCAGCAGTTCCGCCTCGAATCGGACCAGATCGGCCAGCTCAAGGTGCGCAACAACCGTGGCGAGATGATCCCGCTGGCGACCTTCATCAAGGTCAGCGACACCTCGGGACCTGACCGCGTGATGCACTACAACGGCTTCATCACTGCCGAAATCAATGGTGCCGCCGCCCCGGGCTACAGCTCCGGCCAGGCCGAGAAAGCCATCGAGAAACTGCTCCAGGACGAATTGCCCAACGGCATGACCTACGAGTGGACCGACCTGACGTACCAGCAGATCCTCTCCGGCAACACCGCGCTGTTCGTGTTCCCGCTCTGCGTATTGCTGGCGTTCCTGGTGCTCGCCGCGCAATACGAAAGCTGGAGCCTGCCATTGGCGGTAATCCTGATCGTACCGATGACCCTGCTGTCGGCCATTACCGGGGTGATTCTGTCCGGTGGCGACAACAACATCTTTACCCAAATCGGCTTGATCGTACTTGTAGGACTTGCCTGTAAGAACGCGATCCTGATCGTCGAGTTCGCCAAGGACAAACAGCTCGAGGGCATGAATCCGCTGGCGGCGGTCCTGGAAGCGTGCCGCCTGCGTCTGCGGCCGATCCTGATGACCTCCTTCGCTTTCATCATGGGCGTGGTGCCCCTGGTGTTCTCCAGCGGCGCCGGTGCGGAAATGCGCCATGCCATGGGTGTGGCGGTGTTCTCGGGGATGCTTGGCGTAACCTTCTTCGGCCTGCTGCTCACTCCGGTGTTCTATGTACTGATCCGCAACTTCGTCGAGCGTAGCGAGGCCCGCAAGGCGGCCCGGGCGTTGAAACTGGAGGCGCAACAATGA
- a CDS encoding substrate-binding periplasmic protein encodes MSRITRVLKDRTKALWLLCLLLAVDSAWGEPQVVELHILDAPPLTFTNDPRGHGIVGDVAVKAITRAGYTVKIHLLPWARAQKHVSEEHDFLIAPLSRIPGRETRFTWISSIMPMERAFFSLDHKVDSFTQAKERFRKVGVGLGSAQEEILRTEGFRDDQIYPLAIGDNPAQLLLMGRIDAWFNGVPESRYIWPKVSKRKLLMSSVGSTADLYLACSRQCSAKLVEDLREAVEALRKEGAIERIHDVYLP; translated from the coding sequence ATGAGCCGGATCACCCGCGTATTGAAGGACCGTACCAAAGCGTTGTGGCTGCTCTGCCTGTTGCTGGCTGTCGACAGCGCATGGGGCGAGCCCCAGGTCGTTGAACTGCACATCCTCGACGCCCCCCCGCTGACGTTCACCAACGACCCCAGGGGCCACGGCATCGTCGGTGATGTCGCTGTGAAGGCAATCACCCGGGCCGGATACACAGTGAAGATCCACCTGCTTCCCTGGGCCAGGGCACAGAAACACGTCAGCGAAGAACATGACTTTCTGATAGCGCCACTGTCGCGCATCCCGGGCCGAGAAACCCGCTTCACCTGGATCTCTTCGATCATGCCCATGGAACGCGCGTTCTTCAGCCTCGACCATAAGGTAGACAGCTTCACCCAAGCGAAAGAGCGCTTTCGCAAAGTAGGCGTCGGCTTAGGCAGCGCACAGGAGGAAATCCTGCGCACCGAGGGCTTCAGGGATGACCAGATCTATCCCCTGGCCATCGGCGACAACCCTGCCCAATTGCTGCTGATGGGACGTATCGACGCCTGGTTCAACGGCGTCCCCGAGAGCCGTTATATCTGGCCGAAAGTGTCCAAGCGCAAATTGCTCATGAGTTCTGTTGGCAGCACTGCCGACCTCTACCTGGCATGCTCCCGGCAATGCTCGGCGAAACTCGTCGAGGATTTGCGCGAAGCCGTGGAAGCGTTGCGCAAGGAGGGCGCGATCGAGCGTATCCATGACGTTTATCTGCCATGA
- the tssK gene encoding type VI secretion system baseplate subunit TssK, with the protein MKIDRPLWTSGTLLSAQQFQQQARWEAWANEQLAGLALAHPWGVKAVEFDAHALRLGKLKATRLSVRMPDGSPLDSQRVDRLPPGLELSRLRSEDARQMLVLLALPLEQANGNNCLMEEGPADRPTRYRQDWRPVQDLYTDEVQSIAVLEHMLTLRLDNDDNGDYLTCPIARLVREGQGNWSLDPEYVPPLLSFSAHPGLLAQLDNLLTQLSAKRQRLMGMRRESNQRMADFAVADVSVFWLLNALNTYQPVLADLKAYPQRHPEQVYLELAKLAGSLLTFSLEHDIDKIPAYRHEQLETVFPPLMRCISTLLEASLPSRVIALALENSANRWQVKLNDARLREPEGADFYLSVRCRLPAAQLQDQFPRLCKVGAPADVDELINAALDGVPLKPLSQVPAAIPLRLENQYFALDLGHPKGQAMLAEGTFACYVPSTLEQVQLELFAVLRT; encoded by the coding sequence ATGAAAATCGATCGTCCCTTGTGGACGTCTGGCACCCTATTGTCTGCGCAACAGTTTCAACAACAGGCGCGCTGGGAAGCGTGGGCCAACGAACAGCTCGCCGGCCTGGCCTTGGCCCATCCTTGGGGCGTGAAGGCCGTTGAGTTCGACGCGCACGCATTGCGCCTGGGCAAGCTCAAGGCAACCCGCTTGAGCGTGCGCATGCCCGACGGCAGCCCACTCGACAGTCAACGAGTGGATCGGCTGCCGCCGGGGCTGGAGTTGTCGCGGTTGAGGAGCGAAGACGCGCGTCAGATGCTCGTCCTGCTGGCATTGCCCCTCGAGCAGGCCAACGGCAACAACTGCCTGATGGAGGAAGGCCCGGCGGACCGCCCGACCCGCTATCGCCAGGACTGGCGCCCCGTACAGGATCTCTATACAGACGAAGTGCAGTCGATCGCCGTGCTGGAACACATGCTGACGCTGCGCCTGGATAACGACGACAACGGCGATTACCTGACGTGCCCCATTGCGCGCCTGGTTCGCGAAGGGCAGGGCAATTGGAGCCTCGATCCAGAGTACGTGCCGCCATTGCTCAGTTTTTCTGCTCACCCAGGATTGCTGGCCCAACTGGACAACCTGCTGACCCAACTGTCGGCCAAGCGCCAGCGTCTGATGGGCATGCGTCGGGAAAGCAACCAGCGCATGGCGGACTTCGCCGTCGCCGATGTGTCGGTGTTCTGGTTGCTCAACGCCTTGAACACCTATCAGCCAGTGCTGGCTGATCTCAAGGCCTATCCGCAACGGCACCCCGAGCAAGTCTACCTGGAGCTGGCCAAGCTGGCCGGCAGCCTGCTGACGTTCTCGCTGGAACACGATATCGACAAGATTCCAGCGTATCGGCATGAGCAATTGGAAACGGTATTCCCACCGCTGATGCGCTGTATCTCAACCTTGCTGGAAGCGAGCCTGCCGTCGCGCGTCATTGCCCTGGCGCTGGAGAACAGCGCCAATCGCTGGCAAGTGAAACTCAACGATGCTCGGCTCCGTGAGCCTGAAGGGGCGGACTTCTACCTGTCGGTACGCTGCCGATTACCGGCTGCGCAGTTGCAGGATCAATTCCCGCGCCTGTGCAAGGTCGGGGCGCCGGCGGATGTCGATGAACTGATCAATGCCGCGCTCGATGGCGTCCCGCTGAAACCCCTCAGCCAAGTACCCGCGGCCATCCCGCTGCGCCTGGAAAACCAATACTTCGCCCTCGATCTTGGCCATCCCAAGGGCCAGGCCATGCTGGCTGAGGGAACTTTCGCTTGCTACGTGCCCAGCACGTTGGAGCAAGTCCAACTTGAATTGTTTGCGGTGCTACGCACATGA
- the tssL gene encoding type VI secretion system protein TssL, short form, translating into MNLNFLKKPGALAVDIDALLHDSYLLVVELRQGASVHDTAALQRLCLDQVEQVRQQLEQIAMEPRNIEHISHAQCALLDEAILVCTEGPVRDEWTREPLQARLFNRHQAGEFLYEEMQRVLREPSPDPRVLTVFHRVLMLGFKGRYTDPDDPAREQMLAALDAQVAPLKIGQNLITQKGGRLARYPSTWSHVTAVALLLTGAWWAMDQWLAGVVASLMPGQA; encoded by the coding sequence ATGAACCTGAACTTCTTGAAAAAACCAGGCGCGCTGGCAGTGGATATCGATGCCTTGCTCCATGACAGTTACTTGCTGGTGGTCGAGTTACGCCAGGGTGCTTCGGTGCACGACACCGCAGCGCTGCAGCGGCTCTGCCTGGACCAGGTCGAGCAGGTCCGACAGCAACTCGAACAGATCGCAATGGAGCCGCGCAACATCGAGCACATCAGCCATGCCCAATGCGCGCTGCTCGACGAAGCCATACTCGTCTGCACCGAGGGCCCGGTACGGGATGAATGGACCCGGGAGCCGCTCCAGGCCCGGTTGTTCAATCGGCATCAGGCCGGGGAGTTTCTCTACGAGGAAATGCAACGGGTGTTGCGCGAACCGTCGCCGGACCCGCGAGTGCTGACGGTGTTTCATCGGGTCCTGATGCTCGGTTTCAAAGGTCGCTACACGGACCCTGACGACCCTGCCCGCGAGCAAATGCTGGCTGCCCTCGATGCACAGGTTGCGCCCCTGAAAATCGGCCAGAACCTTATCACTCAAAAGGGCGGTCGCCTGGCCCGGTACCCATCCACCTGGAGCCACGTAACAGCGGTAGCGCTACTGCTTACCGGCGCCTGGTGGGCAATGGATCAATGGCTGGCCGGCGTGGTTGCTTCCCTCATGCCCGGCCAGGCGTGA
- a CDS encoding efflux transporter outer membrane subunit: MSLKAFVPSLLVLALSACAVGPDYKAPQTEAANITTATDGAAGQKNFDRARFEGVWWQQFDDPTLNALVTRSLEGNRELRVAFARLRAARAIRDDASNDAMPTITSRASSELGKGQNPMGQTDDRINSERYDLGLDMAWELDLFGRIQRNLEATDADQQAAEADLYQLQVTMIAELVDAYGQLRGAQLREKIALANLDNQQASRKITESLRDAGVGDQLDVVRADARLAAVEASVPQLQAEQARQRNRIATLLGERPDKLTVDLSPKQLPAIAKALPIGDPGQLLQRRPDILSAERQLAAATARIGVAKADLFPRVSLSGFLGFTAGRGSQIGSSAANAWALGPSITWAAFDLGSVRARLRGANAEADGALANYEQQVLLALEESENAFSDYGKRQQRLISLIRQSESSRAAADLAEIRYREGTEDFLVLLDAQRERLAAEDSQAQAEVDLYRGIVAIYKALGGGWQPETVASN, encoded by the coding sequence ATGAGTTTGAAAGCGTTCGTACCGAGCCTGCTGGTCCTCGCGCTGAGCGCCTGCGCGGTAGGCCCGGACTACAAGGCACCGCAAACGGAGGCGGCGAACATTACCACCGCCACCGACGGCGCCGCCGGCCAGAAGAACTTTGACCGCGCCCGCTTCGAGGGCGTCTGGTGGCAGCAGTTCGACGATCCGACCCTCAACGCGCTGGTGACCCGCTCCCTGGAAGGCAACCGCGAGTTGCGCGTGGCCTTTGCCCGCCTGCGGGCCGCCCGGGCGATTCGCGACGATGCCAGCAATGACGCCATGCCGACCATTACCAGCCGCGCCAGCAGCGAACTGGGCAAAGGCCAGAATCCGATGGGGCAGACTGACGACCGGATCAATTCCGAGCGTTACGACCTGGGCCTGGACATGGCCTGGGAGCTGGACCTGTTCGGACGCATCCAGCGCAACCTGGAAGCGACCGATGCCGACCAGCAGGCCGCCGAGGCCGATCTCTACCAACTGCAGGTGACGATGATCGCCGAGCTGGTGGACGCCTATGGCCAACTGCGCGGCGCACAGCTGCGGGAGAAAATTGCGCTGGCGAACCTCGACAACCAGCAGGCGTCCCGCAAGATCACCGAAAGCCTGCGCGACGCCGGCGTAGGCGATCAGCTTGACGTGGTGCGTGCCGATGCCCGCCTGGCCGCGGTGGAGGCCAGCGTGCCGCAACTGCAGGCCGAACAGGCCCGCCAACGCAACCGCATCGCAACGTTGCTGGGCGAACGGCCGGACAAGCTGACCGTAGACTTGAGTCCTAAACAGTTGCCAGCCATTGCCAAGGCCCTGCCAATAGGCGATCCAGGGCAACTGCTGCAACGCCGTCCCGACATCCTCAGCGCCGAGCGTCAACTGGCCGCTGCCACGGCGCGCATCGGCGTGGCCAAGGCCGACCTTTTCCCTCGGGTCAGTCTCAGCGGTTTCCTCGGCTTCACTGCCGGGCGCGGCTCGCAGATCGGCTCTTCGGCGGCCAACGCCTGGGCGCTGGGCCCGAGCATTACCTGGGCCGCTTTTGACTTGGGCAGCGTGCGGGCTCGCTTGCGTGGCGCGAACGCCGAAGCGGATGGCGCCCTGGCCAACTATGAGCAACAAGTGCTGCTGGCCTTGGAAGAATCGGAAAACGCCTTCAGCGACTACGGCAAGCGCCAGCAACGCCTGATCTCGCTGATCCGCCAGAGCGAATCGAGCCGCGCGGCCGCCGACCTGGCCGAGATCCGCTACCGCGAAGGCACCGAGGATTTCCTTGTGCTGCTCGACGCCCAGCGTGAACGCCTGGCCGCCGAAGACAGCCAGGCCCAGGCCGAAGTCGACCTGTATCGCGGCATCGTCGCGATCTACAAGGCCCTGGGTGGCGGCTGGCAGCCGGAAACCGTCGCCAGCAACTGA
- the mexE gene encoding multidrug efflux RND transporter periplasmic adaptor subunit MexE, with translation MEHSLSKLRFPLALLAVLVISACGKTPDTAASMPAAKVSVAKVLEQPVNEWDEFTGRLEAPETVEIRPRVSGQIDEVAFTEGALVKKGDLLFQIDPRPFQAEVRRLEAQLAQARATATRSENEAQRGERLRLSNAISAELADSRTTAAQEARAAVAGIQAQLDLAKLNLSFTRVTSPINGRVSRAEITAGNLVTADVTPLTSVVSTDKVYAYFDADERVFLKYTQLARQGQRGQATPVYMGLSNEDGNPHLGQMNFVDNQVNPQTGTIRGRAVFDNKDGAFTPGLYARLKLVGSGTYSAVLINDEAVGTDLGKKFVLVMDAENKPAYRAVELGPKIEGLRIVRNGLSKDDTIIVKGLQRARPGSPVTPETVPMASEQTLAALAQQRKALEASNLPQVAPSKAASGSAGKLASASPRG, from the coding sequence ATGGAACATTCACTTTCTAAATTGCGCTTTCCCCTCGCACTGTTGGCAGTGCTGGTGATCAGCGCTTGCGGCAAGACCCCCGACACGGCAGCTTCCATGCCGGCGGCCAAAGTCAGCGTGGCCAAGGTACTGGAGCAACCCGTCAACGAATGGGATGAATTCACTGGGCGCCTGGAGGCGCCGGAAACCGTCGAGATCCGACCGCGGGTCTCGGGGCAGATCGATGAAGTCGCCTTCACCGAAGGTGCACTGGTCAAGAAAGGCGACCTGCTGTTCCAGATCGACCCCCGCCCCTTCCAGGCCGAAGTGCGTCGCCTCGAAGCGCAACTGGCCCAGGCCCGCGCCACCGCGACCCGCAGCGAGAACGAGGCCCAGCGTGGTGAACGCCTGCGCCTGAGCAACGCGATTTCCGCTGAATTGGCGGACTCGCGCACCACCGCTGCCCAGGAAGCCCGCGCCGCCGTGGCGGGCATCCAAGCGCAGTTGGACCTGGCCAAGTTGAACCTGAGCTTTACCCGAGTCACCTCGCCCATCAACGGTCGTGTCAGCCGGGCGGAAATCACCGCCGGCAACCTGGTGACCGCCGATGTCACGCCGTTGACCAGCGTGGTGTCCACCGACAAGGTCTACGCCTACTTCGATGCCGACGAACGCGTCTTCCTCAAGTACACCCAACTCGCCCGCCAGGGCCAGCGCGGCCAGGCCACGCCCGTGTACATGGGCCTGTCCAACGAAGACGGCAACCCCCACCTGGGCCAGATGAACTTCGTCGACAACCAGGTCAACCCGCAGACCGGCACCATCCGTGGTCGTGCGGTGTTCGACAACAAGGACGGCGCCTTCACGCCAGGTCTCTATGCCCGACTGAAGCTGGTGGGCAGCGGCACCTACTCCGCCGTGTTGATCAACGACGAAGCCGTGGGCACCGACCTGGGCAAGAAATTCGTCCTGGTGATGGACGCCGAGAACAAGCCTGCGTACCGCGCCGTCGAGCTGGGTCCGAAGATCGAAGGCCTGCGCATCGTGCGCAACGGCTTGAGCAAGGACGACACCATCATCGTCAAAGGGCTGCAACGGGCCCGTCCGGGTTCGCCGGTTACGCCTGAAACCGTGCCGATGGCCAGCGAGCAAACCCTCGCCGCCCTGGCACAACAACGTAAAGCGCTCGAAGCCAGCAACCTGCCCCAAGTCGCGCCCTCCAAGGCAGCGTCCGGATCGGCAGGCAAACTGGCCTCTGCGTCCCCACGCGGCTAA
- the tssB gene encoding type VI secretion system contractile sheath small subunit codes for MASYSFQNEVPKSRVNIKLDLHTGGARKNIELPLKLMVVGDYSKGAEQRPLSERHKININKQNIDSVLVEFGPRLKFIARNTLMDGESDIPVELKFQRMKDFEPEQVARQIPQLRALLAMRNLLRDLKSNLLDNMTFRHELEHILQDDALSDELRAELAALTPKEVR; via the coding sequence ATGGCTTCATATAGCTTTCAAAATGAAGTACCCAAGAGCAGGGTCAATATAAAGCTCGATCTGCATACTGGTGGCGCACGAAAGAATATTGAATTGCCCCTAAAGTTGATGGTGGTCGGGGACTACAGCAAGGGTGCAGAGCAGCGTCCGTTATCCGAAAGGCATAAGATCAATATCAACAAGCAGAACATCGACAGCGTCCTGGTTGAATTTGGCCCGCGTCTGAAATTCATTGCGCGCAACACGCTGATGGACGGTGAAAGCGATATTCCGGTCGAGCTAAAGTTTCAGCGCATGAAAGATTTCGAACCGGAACAAGTGGCGCGCCAGATCCCCCAGCTGCGCGCCTTGTTGGCCATGCGCAATTTGCTGCGCGACCTGAAGTCGAACTTGCTGGACAACATGACTTTCCGTCACGAGTTGGAACACATCCTCCAGGATGATGCACTCAGTGATGAACTCCGAGCTGAATTGGCAGCATTGACGCCAAAAGAAGTGCGCTAA
- the tssC gene encoding type VI secretion system contractile sheath large subunit — protein MSTEHVNVQSRGATVLAKENSVYAALFNKINLSPVAELGSIETFQHAEALSEASVDERVTAAVSVFLKLLKESPQKIERLDKVLLDEHIASLDMQISRQLDAVMHHPEFQQVESTWRGVKSLVDQTDFRQNVRIELLDISKADLVRDFEDAPEIAQSGLYLHTYTREYDTPGGEPIAATISNYEFDRSPQDIALLRNISKVAAAAHMPFIGSVGPAFFGKQTMEEVAAIKDIGNYFDRAEYIKWKAFRDSDDARYIGLTMPRVLGRLPYGPDTIPVRSFNYIENVKGPDHDKYLWTNASFAFAANMVKSFIANGWCVQIRGPQSGGAVTDLPIHLYDLGTGNQVKIPSEVMIPETREFEFANLGFIPLSYYKNRDYACFFSASSAQKPALYDTPDATANSRINARLPYIFLLSRIAHYLKLIQRENIGTTKDRRLLELELNKWIGGLVTEMTDPGDALQASHPLRDAKVTVEDIEDNPGFFRVKLYAVPHFQVEGVDVNLSLVSQMPKAKA, from the coding sequence ATGTCTACTGAACATGTAAACGTGCAATCGCGCGGTGCCACAGTGTTGGCTAAAGAAAACAGTGTTTATGCTGCGCTGTTCAACAAGATCAACCTGAGTCCCGTCGCTGAGCTGGGCAGTATCGAAACGTTCCAACATGCCGAGGCGTTGTCCGAGGCTTCGGTTGATGAACGAGTGACTGCCGCTGTCAGCGTGTTCTTGAAATTGCTCAAGGAATCGCCGCAGAAAATAGAGCGATTGGACAAAGTACTTCTTGACGAGCATATCGCTTCGCTGGACATGCAGATCAGCCGTCAACTTGATGCGGTCATGCACCATCCTGAATTTCAACAAGTCGAATCAACCTGGCGCGGCGTCAAGTCCCTCGTCGACCAGACGGATTTTCGCCAGAACGTGCGCATTGAATTGCTGGATATCAGCAAGGCTGACCTGGTACGGGATTTCGAGGATGCCCCGGAAATCGCCCAGAGCGGTTTGTACCTGCATACCTATACCCGCGAATACGATACGCCGGGCGGGGAGCCGATCGCAGCCACCATCTCCAACTATGAATTCGACCGCAGCCCGCAGGACATTGCGTTGCTGCGCAATATCTCGAAAGTGGCTGCGGCCGCCCACATGCCCTTTATCGGCTCGGTGGGCCCCGCATTCTTTGGTAAACAAACCATGGAGGAAGTGGCTGCCATCAAGGACATCGGCAACTACTTCGATCGGGCCGAGTACATCAAGTGGAAGGCGTTCCGCGACAGTGACGATGCGCGTTACATCGGCCTGACCATGCCACGGGTCCTGGGGCGCTTGCCCTACGGGCCGGACACGATCCCCGTGCGCAGCTTCAACTACATCGAAAACGTCAAGGGGCCGGATCACGACAAGTATTTGTGGACGAATGCGTCCTTTGCCTTTGCTGCCAATATGGTCAAGAGCTTTATCGCCAATGGTTGGTGCGTGCAGATTCGCGGGCCTCAATCGGGAGGCGCGGTCACGGACCTGCCAATCCACTTGTATGACCTGGGTACCGGCAATCAAGTCAAGATTCCTTCCGAAGTGATGATTCCGGAAACCCGTGAGTTCGAATTCGCCAATCTCGGCTTCATTCCCTTGTCGTATTACAAGAACCGCGACTACGCCTGCTTCTTCTCCGCCAGTTCGGCCCAGAAACCAGCGCTGTACGACACGCCGGACGCCACCGCCAACAGCCGCATCAATGCGCGCCTGCCCTATATTTTCCTGCTTTCGCGCATTGCTCATTACTTGAAGTTGATCCAGCGCGAAAACATCGGGACGACCAAGGATCGTCGCTTGCTGGAGCTGGAGCTCAATAAATGGATCGGCGGGCTTGTCACCGAAATGACCGATCCGGGCGATGCCTTGCAGGCCTCGCATCCGCTGCGTGATGCCAAGGTCACGGTGGAAGACATCGAGGACAACCCGGGTTTCTTCCGGGTCAAGTTGTATGCCGTGCCGCATTTTCAGGTCGAGGGCGTGGACGTCAACCTGTCCCTGGTTTCGCAAATGCCCAAGGCGAAAGCCTGA